In Rubrobacter radiotolerans DSM 5868, a genomic segment contains:
- a CDS encoding ROK family protein, which yields MSALVAVDIGGTKVRISSFPVGADWSAAPTAERVFETPRSGDVVAALAERVREVVYEGDKDACPIAVGVGCPGPLDPLRGIVLNPPNLSREWWGLGLTGALAGELGISPDRVALENDCNLAALGEATFGAGRPYGSTLYITVSTGVGGGLVLDGEIFGGERGYAVEIGHTKLTDRPYPCGCGRTGCVESAVSGTAIARRAREAGWTPPSGGEPTAKAVLEAATSGDAVARDIVETAAAFFAETLVNAVYLYDPAVIVVGGGVSESDLFMDLSLAAFERVPTMPAFRGVPVLRAALEPRSVVTGAFVLARRLIGEE from the coding sequence GTGAGTGCTCTGGTCGCCGTTGACATAGGCGGTACGAAGGTCAGGATCTCGTCCTTCCCCGTGGGTGCGGACTGGAGCGCCGCGCCGACCGCTGAGCGGGTCTTCGAGACGCCGCGCTCGGGCGACGTCGTGGCCGCACTCGCCGAGCGTGTGCGCGAGGTGGTGTACGAAGGCGACAAGGATGCGTGCCCTATCGCCGTCGGGGTCGGATGTCCCGGTCCGCTCGACCCTCTCCGGGGTATCGTGCTCAACCCGCCGAACCTCTCCCGTGAGTGGTGGGGTCTCGGGCTGACGGGTGCGCTGGCAGGGGAGCTGGGGATTTCGCCGGACCGCGTCGCGCTGGAGAACGACTGCAACCTCGCCGCGCTCGGGGAGGCGACCTTCGGGGCCGGACGACCCTACGGCTCGACGCTCTACATAACGGTCTCTACCGGCGTCGGGGGCGGGCTGGTTCTGGACGGGGAGATCTTCGGCGGCGAGCGCGGCTACGCCGTGGAGATCGGCCACACAAAGCTTACCGACCGGCCCTACCCCTGCGGTTGCGGCCGCACCGGCTGCGTTGAATCCGCCGTCTCCGGGACCGCCATCGCCCGCCGGGCGCGCGAGGCGGGCTGGACCCCGCCCTCCGGAGGCGAGCCGACCGCGAAGGCCGTCCTTGAAGCCGCGACCTCGGGCGACGCCGTGGCGCGGGACATCGTCGAGACGGCCGCGGCCTTCTTCGCCGAGACGCTCGTGAACGCGGTCTACCTCTACGACCCGGCCGTGATCGTCGTCGGCGGCGGCGTCTCCGAGTCGGACCTCTTTATGGACCTGTCCCTCGCCGCCTTTGAGCGCGTCCCCACCATGCCCGCCTTCCGGGGCGTACCCGTCCTGCGGGCCGCACTCGAACCGCGGAGCGTCGTCACCGGGGCTTTCGTCCTGGCCAGGAGACTTATAGGTGAGGAGTGA
- a CDS encoding glycogen debranching protein yields MSRGSEGPVEAAKSRKALLLGSFVTAIMLTCMLTASAHGEERDDGEELDVYGAPTLSTEDRLGDRRYVAIGERAYVAGMQDGSFPAMGFHTRGEMGGVWAPPIKLLDGLWFSVGDAWLPPAKRFTSGYGYAAMHFPEREGLSVVRTDFVPDGSRALLVGLTLSDASGEGREVPLRLDARSDLMSSYPWGETTPSQLDYNLPDKASVENGRLVFRERGTPEVENASEHDWAAVVGSELVPTDSETGEEGFRGPVEDPVVCPPSPDETPERCDETEYGRGAGGSLDYTVTVPADGETTVWFAVAGSDQGLEEANAELEAALSDPEGALAAKVSERLALKEQTILDLPADRQLERSIEWSKQNLADAVQYVEDLEVRETNAGESFPAPEGTLPSARFLGAGWPDYQWLFGTDGEYTVFASVAAGQVEPIKDHLRALREVSLIDNGDSGKVVHEVVYDGSVFFGSNADEGNTDETAKFPSAVAVVWRWTGDRAWLEENYAFSKSNLKYIFRELDEDGDGWPEGLGNVEREGMGEEKLDNTVYTIRGLYDLADMAGALGDTETEAWATERADTMLERFDEAWWMEGVPQHADSLKGDEPVQQRHWIGATPHEVEYRRDGELVVGLTTEERANDALDLRATECYGDEFGMYHTGRPGCDEAVDAPAEEQAYTLNTAIASVADGNYGRLEEQKKWTRANARLQLPDPGNASGEPDEMPGAMPEIAPSPLSGRTIDRPLNERPMVHQAWGAYGTLWPVVHQHLGVRPDLGRGALEVVPQVPPGSPGLSVENLILGDGTLAVSTSASGGVYTTTATPHLSLVSLTLGHTLPDEESVASVTLNGASVPYTVRELPRGQEVIVEADPTAGEQTLVVAREGATVPDTGGRSPLGSTLAALGLALALAGGVVALVRRSKRTSR; encoded by the coding sequence ATGTCCAGAGGTTCCGAAGGTCCGGTAGAAGCGGCTAAGTCCCGGAAGGCGCTTCTGTTGGGGTCGTTCGTTACGGCGATCATGCTTACGTGCATGCTTACCGCCTCGGCGCACGGTGAGGAGCGCGACGACGGCGAGGAACTCGACGTCTACGGCGCGCCGACGCTCTCGACTGAGGACCGTCTCGGGGACCGCAGGTACGTAGCGATCGGTGAGCGGGCCTACGTAGCCGGGATGCAGGATGGGTCGTTCCCGGCGATGGGCTTCCACACCCGGGGCGAGATGGGCGGGGTCTGGGCGCCCCCGATCAAGCTTTTAGACGGCCTCTGGTTCTCCGTAGGCGATGCTTGGCTCCCGCCCGCCAAGCGCTTCACGAGCGGCTACGGCTACGCAGCGATGCACTTTCCCGAGCGCGAGGGCCTCTCCGTCGTGCGCACGGACTTCGTCCCGGACGGCTCGCGCGCCCTCCTCGTCGGCTTGACGCTCTCCGACGCAAGCGGCGAGGGCCGCGAGGTGCCCTTGCGCCTCGACGCCCGCTCGGACCTTATGTCCTCATACCCCTGGGGAGAGACGACCCCCTCGCAGCTTGACTACAACCTCCCTGACAAAGCGAGCGTCGAGAACGGAAGGCTCGTATTCCGGGAGCGAGGGACCCCTGAGGTCGAGAACGCGAGCGAGCACGACTGGGCCGCCGTTGTCGGCTCTGAGCTCGTCCCGACAGACTCGGAGACCGGGGAGGAGGGCTTCCGCGGTCCGGTTGAGGACCCGGTCGTATGTCCTCCCTCCCCCGACGAGACCCCCGAGCGTTGTGACGAGACAGAGTACGGCAGGGGTGCGGGGGGCTCGCTCGACTACACCGTGACCGTCCCAGCGGACGGCGAGACGACCGTATGGTTTGCCGTAGCAGGCTCCGATCAGGGCCTTGAAGAGGCGAACGCGGAGCTCGAAGCTGCCCTCTCCGACCCGGAGGGAGCGCTTGCGGCGAAGGTTTCGGAGAGACTCGCGCTCAAAGAGCAGACCATCCTCGACCTCCCGGCCGACCGACAGCTGGAGAGAAGCATCGAATGGAGCAAGCAGAACCTGGCGGACGCCGTGCAGTACGTCGAGGATCTGGAGGTCCGGGAGACAAACGCCGGGGAAAGCTTCCCCGCTCCGGAGGGAACGCTCCCGAGCGCCCGCTTTCTCGGGGCCGGATGGCCGGACTACCAGTGGCTCTTCGGTACGGACGGAGAGTACACCGTTTTTGCGAGCGTGGCAGCGGGACAGGTAGAACCAATAAAGGATCACCTGCGAGCGCTCCGGGAGGTCAGCCTCATTGACAACGGCGACTCCGGGAAGGTCGTGCACGAAGTCGTCTACGACGGCTCGGTCTTTTTCGGCTCGAACGCCGATGAGGGCAACACTGACGAGACCGCGAAGTTTCCCTCTGCCGTTGCAGTCGTGTGGCGCTGGACGGGGGATAGAGCCTGGCTAGAGGAGAACTACGCATTCTCGAAATCCAACCTGAAGTACATCTTCCGCGAGTTGGATGAGGACGGCGACGGCTGGCCCGAAGGGCTCGGGAACGTCGAGCGCGAAGGGATGGGTGAAGAAAAACTCGACAACACCGTGTACACAATCCGGGGCCTCTACGACCTCGCCGACATGGCCGGAGCGCTGGGAGATACAGAGACCGAAGCCTGGGCTACCGAGCGGGCCGACACGATGCTGGAACGCTTCGACGAGGCGTGGTGGATGGAGGGGGTCCCGCAGCACGCCGACTCGCTCAAAGGCGACGAGCCCGTTCAGCAGCGGCACTGGATCGGGGCAACTCCTCACGAAGTCGAGTACCGCCGGGACGGCGAGCTCGTCGTCGGCCTCACGACCGAGGAGCGCGCAAACGACGCACTCGACCTGCGTGCAACGGAGTGCTACGGCGATGAGTTCGGGATGTATCACACGGGCAGGCCCGGCTGCGACGAAGCAGTCGACGCCCCGGCGGAAGAGCAAGCCTACACCCTGAACACCGCCATCGCCTCCGTCGCCGACGGAAATTACGGACGCCTGGAGGAACAGAAGAAGTGGACCCGGGCGAACGCACGGCTCCAGCTCCCCGACCCCGGTAACGCCTCGGGCGAGCCCGACGAGATGCCCGGGGCAATGCCCGAGATCGCTCCATCCCCTTTGAGCGGACGCACAATCGACCGTCCCCTCAACGAGCGCCCGATGGTCCACCAAGCCTGGGGAGCCTACGGTACGCTCTGGCCCGTCGTACACCAGCACCTGGGCGTCCGTCCAGATCTCGGGCGCGGTGCTCTAGAGGTCGTACCGCAGGTCCCGCCGGGTTCCCCCGGCCTCTCCGTCGAGAACCTTATTCTCGGAGATGGGACGCTCGCCGTCTCGACCTCCGCGAGCGGTGGCGTCTACACGACGACCGCAACCCCGCACCTAAGCCTCGTCTCCCTCACCCTTGGCCACACCCTCCCAGACGAAGAGTCTGTCGCGAGCGTTACCCTCAACGGAGCGAGCGTACCCTACACTGTCCGCGAGTTGCCCCGAGGGCAAGAGGTGATCGTCGAGGCCGATCCGACCGCCGGAGAGCAGACCCTCGTTGTCGCCCGCGAGGGCGCGACCGTCCCGGACACCGGCGGCCGTAGTCCGCTCGGTAGCACGCTCGCGGCGCTCGGACTGGCGCTCGCTCTCGCCGGGGGCGTCGTTGCACTCGTCCGGCGTTCGAAGCGGACCTCGCGGTAA
- a CDS encoding transposase — protein sequence MAQVQHTPTLTSLEEALTALFCLIDDAYRLINPRGQGRYESLKKLSDSEVLTLALFQQLRGIESERSFLRDAARFFSHLFPGVVGLHPSSFHRRVRKLRCFLESLRRTLVGELVGEPETLIVDSTLLSVLHPRQVRQSAGWAASSSGAAWARWGTFSVYGVKLHLLCTTNRVPISYELTAANTADVLLVRELLAGAELEEDEVARRLLGDLAYRSEPLREELAEAGVLLATEKAERRSTLRQQAEVCFAVLKGVFGLDRTLATTLMGLATRIAAKVAAYTYGLYVNRLLGRPQGCIKELWA from the coding sequence ATGGCCCAAGTACAGCATACTCCCACCCTTACCTCCCTGGAAGAGGCTCTCACAGCGCTCTTCTGCCTCATCGACGACGCCTACCGCCTCATCAACCCGAGAGGGCAAGGCCGCTACGAGTCTCTCAAGAAGCTCTCCGACTCTGAGGTCCTTACCCTGGCGCTCTTCCAACAGCTTCGGGGCATCGAGAGCGAGCGGTCCTTCCTCAGGGACGCGGCCCGCTTCTTCTCGCACCTGTTCCCGGGAGTGGTGGGGCTCCATCCCTCCTCTTTCCACCGTCGGGTGCGCAAGCTGCGGTGCTTTCTGGAGTCCTTGAGGCGCACGTTGGTGGGGGAGCTCGTGGGCGAACCTGAGACGTTGATTGTGGACTCGACGCTGCTTTCGGTGTTGCACCCCAGGCAGGTTAGGCAGTCCGCGGGCTGGGCGGCATCCTCGTCGGGGGCGGCGTGGGCGAGGTGGGGCACCTTCTCGGTGTACGGCGTGAAGCTGCACCTTCTGTGTACGACCAACCGCGTGCCTATCTCCTACGAGTTGACCGCCGCCAACACCGCAGACGTTCTTCTCGTGCGGGAGCTCCTGGCGGGAGCGGAGCTAGAGGAGGATGAAGTCGCTCGCAGGCTCTTGGGAGACCTGGCCTATCGAAGCGAGCCATTGCGGGAAGAGCTGGCTGAGGCCGGTGTGTTACTGGCGACCGAGAAGGCTGAGCGACGCTCGACTCTCAGGCAGCAGGCGGAGGTCTGCTTTGCGGTGCTCAAGGGTGTCTTCGGGCTGGATAGGACACTGGCGACCACACTAATGGGGCTGGCGACGAGGATCGCAGCGAAGGTGGCGGCTTACACTTACGGCTTGTACGTCAACCGGCTCCTCGGCAGGCCGCAGGGATGCATAAAGGAGTTGTGGGCATGA